The Vibrio tritonius genomic sequence GCAGCGGCTATCGACGCTATCGTATCTCTATCTAAAGAAATCGGTATCCCTGCAGGTCTAACTGAGCTTGGTGCGAAAGTTGAAGATGTACCGACACTAGCAACTAACGCTCTTAAAGATGCTTGTGCTATCACTAACCCACGCCAAGGTACACACGAAGAAGTGTGTGAAATCTTCAAAGCAGCATTTTAATTGCTGATTTGCTAAGACTTTGATAAAAAGGTGCTCTCGGAGCACCTTTTTTTATGCCGACTGAAAATACCCCGTCCTACTTATTAAATTCAATAAGTTGAATAATAAAATGGCGATAAAACAGCAGGTAAATTTGATTCATCGCAGTAAAACGGTGAAAGATCCACTGCTTTTCCTCGTTCGTGGGAGTTTTGCTTTACATGCAAAAAATAAAGGTTATTATCCGAAGCAAACGTTTTCCTCACCACTTTATTAACCATGATGAGGGTTTTATGCTGTCAGATATCGAAATTTGCCGCACAACACCACTACAGCCAATTGATGATGTTGCTCATCAAGCGGGTCTACAAACCAACGAGTTTCAAAGCCAAGGTCGCTACAAAGCGAAGGTCTCTCTAGACGCCCTAAACCGCCTAAAAGATCACCCTAGGGGCAAGCTGGTGGTTGTCACTGCCATGACCCCCACTCCGCTAGGCGAAGGTAAAACTGTCACCACGATTGGACTGGCTCAAGGTTTAGAGCAACTCAATCAATCCGTGTTTGCTTGTATTCGTCAACCCTCCATGGGGCCAATTTTTGGCGTCAAAGGTGGTGCCGCAGGCGGTGGTTATTCTCAAGTTGCTCCAATGGAAGAGCTGAATATGCACCTTACTGGTGACATTCACGCCGTCACGGCAGCACATAACCTTGCGGCCGCGGCTATTGATGCTCGTATTTACCATGAACAGCGCAACGGTTACGAAGACTTCACAGCTCGAACAGGATTAAAGGCACTGCGTATCGACCCAAATCATGTCAAATGGAGACGCGTGCTGGATCACAACGATCGCGCACTACGCATGATCACCATCGGACGTAATGAAGATGGCAAAACAGTCAACGGCTTTGAACGTGAAGATGGCTTTGATATCTCAGCCGCTTCAGAGCTGATGGCGATTTTGGCGCTTGCTAGTGATTTAAACGACTTACGTCAGCGTATCGGTCGCATTGTGGTGGCTTATGATTTCGACGGTCAGCCCATTACCACCGAAGATTTGCAAGTGGCTGGTGCCATGACAGTCACCATGAAGGACACTATCCAACCAACGCTAATGCAAACTCTTGAAGGTGTACCAACGCTGGTTCATGCAGGTCCTTTCGCCAATATTGCCCACGGTAACTCATCAATTATCGCGGATAACATCGCAACTCGATTAGCAGATTTTACCGTTACTGAAGGTGGCTTTGGTTCTGACATGGGCTTTGAAAAAGCCTGTAATATCAAAGCAAAAGCATCAAATATCGCCCCCGACTGCGCGGTAATTGTTGCGACCTTACGTGGTATTAAAGCTAACTCAGGTCGTTATGATTTGCGCCCAGGCCATGCGATTCCGGATAGCCTATTTGCACCAGATTCTGCCGCACTCACTGCCGGTTTTGCTAATTTGCAATGGCATATCAACAACGTGACCCAATATGGTGTTCCCGCGGTAGTAGCAATTAACCGCTTCCCACAAGACAGCGAGGAAGAACTACAACAATTAGTGGACATGATCAAAGCCCTACCACAAGGTGTTGAAGTGGCGATCAGCGAAGCCTTTAGTCGCGGTGGATTAGGTGCTACACAATTGGCGCATTGCGTCATGAAACAGTGCGAGAAAACGGTCCAGTTCACGCCACTTTATAAGAGCGAAGACTCTCTGGATGATAAATTGCATGCCGTAGCGCTTAAAGGGTACGGCGCAGGCTCAGTTACCTACTCAGAGAAAGCCACAGCGCAGCTTAAGCGCTTTAACGAGTTGGGTTACAGTCATCTTTCTGTGTGTATGGCGAAAACCCCACTTTCGATCACCACCGATTCGGCCATTAAAGGCGCTCCATCAGGCTTTGATGTGACGATTCGTGAACTGAAACTGTGCTCTGGTGCTGGCTTTATCTATGCCCTCTGCGGCAGCGTAATGACCATGCCAGGACTGCCAGACAAACCCGCCTTTATGTCGTTAGACATTGATGAGCAAGGGAATATTGTCGGATTAAGTTAATCGATACTAAGTGCAGTGATTTCCTCTCACTGCACTTACCCCTCACGCCCCACGCCAGATTTATGTATGTGTATCTTCTAGCCTCTCGCAACCTGCCCAAACAAAGTGCAAGCGTTTCCCTAATATGTAGCAAGGCTCGTATTCGACTGAATACCTATCTCATTAAATAACAAATAACCACATTTAACCTATTGGTTTTTATTGTAAAAATTCTTTTTCATTCCAGCCTTGAAATAGGGACACTTTTTGCATAATGAAGATCAACAGTGCAAAGGCACTCGCCAAATAATCAAACCGAATTTGCGAGGGATGTATGAGTTCGGAATATCGTTATCAATTGGGTAGTAAAACGTTTCGTTTTCGCTCCTTAAAAGAAGTGATGGCTAAGGCGTCACCTCTACGTTCAGGAGACCAGCTCGCTGGCGTTTGCGCCGCGTCTGCAGAGGAACGCGTTGTTGCTCAAATGGTATTGGCTGATCTGCCTCTTAAAACTTTTCTAAATGACTTGGTGATCCCGTATGAGAAAGATGAAATATCACGGCTGATCATTGATGAACACAATGCTAAAGCCTTTATAGACATTGCCCATCTCACGGTGGGTGATTTTCGCAATTGGTTATTACAAGAATCCACCACTTGTGTTGAACTAACACGTGTTGCCCCTGGGGTCACGCCGGAAATGGCAGCAGCGGTCAGTAAAATCATGCGTAACCAAGATCTGATTTTGGTCGCTAAAAAGTGCCAAGTGACCACTGCATTTCGCAACACCATCGGTTTGGCTGGGCATATGTCGACTCGACTACAACCGAACCACCCGACCGATGATATGAACGGTATCGCAGCATCGATTTTCGATGGACTTATGTATGGTAATGGTGATGCCGTCATTGGTATCAATCCAGCAACAGACAGCGTAAGCCAAGCGATTAAGCTTATGAAGCTGATGGACGAAGTGATTCAACACTACGAGATCCCAACGCAATCGTGCGTATTAACCCATGTTACCAACACAATTGAGTGTATTGAACAAGGTGCACCAGTGGATTTGGTGTTCCAATCGATTGGTGGAACAGAAGGTACCAACAAAGGGTTTGGTGTCAGCATTGATGTGCTGCAACAAGCTTATGATGCGGCGAACAGTCTACAACGTGGCACGGTTGGCAACAACTTCATGTACTTTGAAACCGGTCAAGGTAGCGCGCTTTCTTCAAATGCGAACCATGATGTTGACCAACAAACTTGTGAAACACGAGCTTATGCGCTCGCTCGTAAGTTCAAACCTTTATTGGTTAATACCGTTGTCGGCTTTATTGGTCCTGAGTATCTGTTTGATGGCAAACAAATTATCCGCGCCGGACTAGAAGATCACTTCTGTGGCAAGCTGCTTGGTCTACCAATGGGTTGTGATATTTGCTACACCAACCATGCCTATGCCGATCAAAACGACATGGATAACTTATTGACCTTACTTGGCGTGGCCAACTGCAACTTCATTATGGGCATCCCGGGTTCTGATGACATCATGTTGAACTATCAGACCACCTCGTTCCATGATGCCTTATATGCACGCCAAGTGCTTGGATTAAAACCTGCCCCTGAATTTGAAGCTTGGTTGCGTAAAATGCAGATTTTCAGTCAAGATGGTCGAACTCAGCTTAGTGATCATATGGCACCAGCGTTTAAACAGCCGCTTAGCCTACTGCAGGAGGCGGTATGAACTTAGACAAAATGATAAGTGGTAAATTGTCCGCTGAGCAATCTTCGCCAGAATTAGTGCACCATGACCCGTGGGATACATTGCGTCAATTTACCCAAGCGCGAATTGGTTTAGGCCGTGTAGGCACCAGTATTCCGACCAGTGAACTGCTGCGTTTTCAACTCTCTCATGCGCAAGCCATTGATGCCGTGCATGTACCGCTGGATGAAGATGCCTTAGTGACCAGTTTGACTGACAAGGAAAACTTGCGCCCTTTACTACCCGCTTTTCATTTGCACAGTGAGGCAAGCGATAGAGTTACTTACCTACAGCGGCCAGATTTGGGGCGTAAGCTGAGCGAACAAGGCATCACTGAGTTAAAAGAGCACAGTGATTCACGAGCTAAGCCTTACGATTTGGCGATTGTGATTGCCGACGGTCTGTCGTCTTACGCCATTGCCAATCATGCAGCGCCATTTTTGGATGCGCTGTTAAACCAGTTAAATGCTGACACCAAACAAGCATGGGACGTTGCCCCGTTTGTGATTGTTCAGCAAGGCCGCGTTGCTGTTGGTGACGATGTCTGTGCTGCGATTAACGCCAATGAAGTGCTGATTTTGGTTGGTGAGCGTCCAGGGCTCAGTTCCCCAGACAGTTTAGGTTTGTATTTAACGTGGAACGCCTATCGCGGCATTGAAGAGTCGCTACGCAATTGTATTTCGAATGTGCGCCCAGAAGGTTTACGTTACGACGCAGCGGCACACAAATGTTTCTATCTTCTTTCAGAGTCTCGTCGTCGTCATATCACGGGCATTGGTTTAAAAGACCGCTCCGACGACCATACCATCGAGCATAAAGCTGAAAGACAGTTTTCTCTCGTTTCTCCGTCCTAAAATATGAAACGATAGAAACCAAAAGCGCCTTCCTTACGGTCGGCGCTTTTTTCTTGATTCATATAAAACTGGATGTATTGCGATAAGGCTCTGCCGATTGGACTGTCTATTACAGAATCTATCTACAGAAGCCCCTACCAACATAACGAATGCAAAGCGCTAGACGCCTTGCATGAGCATTAACGCAGCCCGTGGAGGAACTCTGAGCGAGTTGCAGGGTTGCTCTTGAAAATGCCACCTAATGCTGTAGTGGTGGTTTCACTGGTGGCGTCCATCACTCCGCGAGATTTCACGCAGTAGTGAGTCGCATCCATGGTCACAGCAACATCATCGGTTTCAAGCAGGGTTTGCAGTGCCACCAGAATTTGCTGAGTCATACGTTCTTGAACTTGTGGACGCTGAGCGAAGAAACGCACGATACGGTTAATTTTAGACAAACCGATAATTTTGCCTCGTGGAATGTAAGCCACCGCCGCTTTACCATCGATAGTCACAAGGTGGTGTTCGCAAGTGCTGGTCACAGTGATGTCTTTCACTCGCACCATTTCACTGACACGCATCTTATTTTCAATCACGGTGATTTTTGGAAAGTTTTTATATTCCAAACCAGAAAAGATCTCATCAACATACATTTTAGCAATACGTTGCGGCGTTTCTTCTAAGCTATCGTCTGTCAGATCCAGTCCGAGAATATTGAGAATATCGCGCATGTGATGCTCAATTTTTTCTTTTTTCTCTTCACGCCCCATATCATTAGGCGTCATCGGAGTCTCAAGACCACGACGGGCAAGCGCTTCTTTAACCAACTTCGCTGAATCGCTCAGATCAGACATTACAATACCTCTTAGATAACCCCTTTCGGATGGCTGACAAGGATACTCGGATTTTTTAATAATTACACCCATATTTTATAACGGGTATTGTACAAACCAATGATTTATCGATTACCCCTGCTCTTGCTTCTCTCTGCGCTTTTTTATGTGTTAAAGTGCACGACACAAAAATAACACCATAGGATTCAATCATGGGATGTTGTGACGCACCGGGCTTAATGCCAATCGAAGACGCATTGAATAAGATGCTTTCCCTCGTATCACCTATTGACGATACCGTCGAGTTACCATTGTCAGATGCTCTAGGCTACGTTCTAGCCGACAATCTGCTCTCACCAATTAATGTTCCCCCCTTTGCTAATTCTGCAATGGATGGGTACGCGGTTCGCACCGCAGAGCTCAATGGTCAACCGCTGCCGGTAGCGGGCAAATCCTTTGCTGGTACTCCATTTAGGGGGGAATGGCCAGCCAATACTTGTATTCGCATCATGACGGGCGCTCAAGCACCCGAAGGTGCTGATGCAGTCATAATGCAAGAGCTTGCTCAAGTTAGCGAACAAGGTGTGCTGTTTACGGTCAGTGACGTGAAACCGGGTGCGAATATTCGACCTATTGGCGATGATATTATGCAAGGGCAAGTTGTTCTCGCGAAAGGCACTCGCCTTACCCCGCGCGATATTCCTATGATCGCCTCTCTTGGTATTGCCACCGTCACTGTGCTACGCAAACCTAGAGTCGCCTTTTTCTCGACAGGGGACGAACTAAAACCTCTAGGCAGTGAACTGGAAGCGGGCCAAATCTACGACAGTAACCGTTACGGCATCAAACCACTGATTGAGCATTTTGGTTGTGAAGCGATTGATCTTGGCATCATTCCCGATTGCCCTGACAAGCTCAAAGCCACCTTTGAAGAAGCACAAGCAGTGGCGGATGTTGTAGTCACCTCTGGTGGTGTCAGCGTCGGTGAAGCCGACTACACCAAAGACATTTTAGAACAGCTTGGCGAAATCGGCTTTTGGAAATTGGCGATAAAACCGGGCAAACCTTTTGCATTTGGTCAGTTACCTAACGCCCTTTTTTGCGGTCTTCCGGGCAATCCAGTATCGGCATTCATCACCTGTTATATCTTGGTGCAACCTATGCTGGCGAAATTAGCCGGACACACGGAGTGGCGACCACAGCCTTCTATTCCCGCAACAACACGTTCAGCCTTTAAAAAGCAGCCCGGTCGAACCGATTTTCAACGGGGTATCTACACCATTGAAAACGGGCAATTCGTGGTCGAAAGTACAGGCAACCAAAGCTCAGGCGCGTTTCGTTCAATGAGCCTTGCGAACTGCTTTGTGGTGTTGGAGCGTGAGCGTGGTCGTGTCGAAGTGGGCGAAACCGTCAATATCGAGCTATTCAACTCAACGCTTTACTGATATTAAGGATTGTTACAATGGATATTCTCAGTGATGAGGAGATGCTGCGCTATAACCGCCAGATCATCTTGAAGCAGTTTGATTTCGATGGACAAGAGGCCCTCAAACAGAGTTCAGTATTAATTATTGGTGCAGGCGGTCTCGGCTGCGCCAGCAGTCAATATTTGGCGGCGGCCGGTGTTGGTAAAATCACGTTAGTAGATTTTGATAAAGTTGAGCTGTCGAATTTGCAGCGCCAAATTTTGCATCACGACAGTGATATTGGTCGCTTTAAAGTGGAATCGGCTGCCGATGCACTTAATGAAATTAACCCGCACATTAAAATCCAAACTATTGCCCGCTGCCTAGAAGACCAAGAGCTAGAGACCCTTATTCGTCATCACACCGTGGTTTTAGATGCCAGTGACAACGTAGCAACACGCAACCAACTCAACCGCCTTTGTTATGAAAGTAAAACACCGTTAATCTCTGGCGCAGCCATTCGTATGGAGGGACAAGTGAGTGTTTTTACCTATCAAAATGAAGACGAGCCTTGCTACCAATGCTTAAGCGGGCTGTTTGGCGAAAATGCTCTGACCTGTGTGGAAGCTGGGGTTATGTCGCCTGTGGTTGGCATTATTGGGGCAGTACAAGCAATGGAAGCCATAAAAGTGATAACCCGCCTTGGCACACCGCTTACAGGCAAGATTTTGATGCTGGATGCGATGTCGATGTCATGGCGTGAAATGAAATTAATGAAATTGCCCACGTGTCCCGTTTGTCATCACTAAACTCATAAACAGTCACTGGATTTTGCGAATAACTGATAAGGATTAACTCAACAATGGATCGTGTAACAATGAGCCCCCTTGTTTCTGCAGCATGGCTTAAAGAACACCATTACGATGCTAATGTGATAATTTTGGATGCCAGTATTGAATTTCAAATCCCTGGTGAAGGCCATAAAGATACATTCAATATTATCACTCGTGCGCGTCGCTTCGACTATGATGAGGTGTTTTGCGATAAAAACAGCACACTTCCGCACATGATGCCCTCTGAGCAGCGTTTTAATATCTTGGCCCAAGATTTAGGTATCAACCAAAATTCGGTGATCGTGGTCTACGACAATAGCGGTACCTTTGCGTCACCTCGTGCATGGTGGATGTTCCGCGCAATGGGACATGAGCAAGTCTATGTTCTGGATGGTGGCCTCACTGAATGGAAAGCGATTGGCGGCGATACCACACAGCAGTATGAACCAGTAGCGACTCAAGGTAACTTTCGTGGTCAACTGCAATCCGGTTATTTCGTTGATGCCGACTATGTCCTGGCCCAAATCAGTAACGATACCAGCTTAACCATCGATGCTCGGGGAGCAGCGCGCTTTTATGGTGAAATAGAAGAGCCTCGTGCTGGTGTGCGTAGTGGTCACATTCCTAGTGCAGTAAACCTCCCTTTTACTGAACTAATGAATGAACATCGCTTTAAACCGATTGAAGATTTAAAACCCATCGTCACAAACGTTTTAAACGCCAGTAAACAAGAGTACCTATTTAGTTGCGGCTCCGGCGTTACCGCGTGCATTGTGTTACTTGCGGCCGCGCTGTGTGGCTATGAGCACTTAGCCGTTTACGATGGCTCATGGACAGAATGGGGACAACGTACGGATCTGCCAATAGAAACTCGCTGATCTTTTGCTTTAACTGCTGCTAGTTACTTTTACGTCTATTTACTCGATACAGCGATATGTTCAAGCGCTGCTTTCTCAATGGAGAGAGCAGCGCTTTTTCATTGGTAAAATCGCGTGAAATTTGGCACTAATCAACCATCAAACGGGCACTGTGCATTTGCTCAGCCAAGTTCAAAACGGTTAATGCATTACTTACACTGGTCGCGACCACGTCCACCGCCCCAGTGCGCAGCGCACCCAATAGTGCCAATGGTTTACTGTTTTCTGCGGCTATGGCAATCACTTCAGAAATCGGACGAAACTCTTCAATACTCATCCCAATCACTCGATCGCTCATCACCGTTTTGGCAATACCACCTTTGACATCAAAAAAGTCGTGTCCAGCGAAATCGCCCACTACGCCTTGATGCAAGCGCGCCTGTACCACCTCATCGGGCGTAAACCACCCCAAATCCACCATGTAGCTGTTTTCGCTCATATCACCAATACCAACTAACGCCATATCCGCTTTACGTGCTAAATCCAAGGTTTGTTTTACAGTGCTGTTTTGCATAAACACCATCTTTTGCTCGAGGTTTTCTGCGTAAGCTGGCGCATAAAGCGTCTCGGAAGTACCGCCGTATTTTTTGGCTAACTGACGACAAATATGGTCCGCGTTGAACGCACTACCACGAGGGTGAATACCACCAATCCCACTAACAAAGGTACAGTCACGGGGAGTAATAACCCCCATATGATGAGCAACGGCAGACACATTACGTCCCTGCCCCACAGTCACCACCATACCGCTTTTAAGTGTTTGGGAGAGATAGTTAGAAACCAAACCCGCCACTTGCTGGCGTTGCAACTCTTCGGTGGGCTGATCGAGAGCAATCAAAGCGCGCTTAATACCGAAGCGCTCCATCAAACGCTGCTCAATTTTGGCACTAAAAACCGGATGGTATTTCACGGTGATCTCGACAATACCTTCATCACGCGCTTGTTTTAACAGCCGCCCAACTTTAGCGCGAGAGATACCGTATTTCTTTGAAATATCTTCCTGAGTTGCACCATCTTGATAATAAGCCACAGAAATTTCGGTGAGTAGATCGCTATCCTCTACTGAAATCTCGGGTTTGGATATATTCATTTTTTTCTCTTATCCTTAGTGCATCACTGCAGTAAATTTGATGAGCAAATGTAATCGCTTTAAACAAAAGTCACAAGCAAATGGTGGCGTTACTTTTGCTCATTAACATTACATTTTCTCAGAGTAAGTTTATGTAATCTGGGTCAGCCAATTGTTAACAAACAGAAACATTCAACAGACACTGATTAGCATAGCGTCAGGGAAAGAAAAAATAGGTGACCAATGTCGTCATATCGACGAAATCTCGATTGACTTTCGCTATGGATGGGTTAAATATGGAGGCATCATTTACTCAGCAATCGATCATATGTTCATGAGCATCTGTTATCGGTTGATACAAGAGAGCAGGTAATCACGAGATACAATGTAATTACCGCTTAATGAATAACGAACATGCTTGCAAATGCCCAGTCACATACTGTGGCAGCCCTAGCCTAACGATAAAGGACGAAAGAAATGAGCAACAAATTAGAGCAACTTCGTAAATTAACTACAGTCGTGGCAGATACTGGTGAAATTGATGCGATCAAAAAATACCAACCAGAAGACGCTACCACTAACCCTTCTCTGATTCTTAAAGCCGCTCAAATCGCTGAATATGCACCTTATATCGACCAAGCAGTAAAAGCAGCAAAAGAACTTAGCACTGACAAAGCTCAACAGCTTGAAGATGCTTGCGACATGCTGGCTGTGAACATCGGTAAAGAGATTTTAAAAACCATCCCAGGTCGTATCTCTACTGAAGTAGACGCTCGTCTTTCATACAATACGGAAGCAAGCGTTGAAAAAGCACGTAAACTGATCAAGCTGTACAACGACGCTGGAATCAGCAACGACCGCATCTTGATCAAACTGGCTTCAACTTGGGAAGGTATCCGCGCAGCAGAGATCCTAGAAAAAGAAGGCATCAACTGTAACCTAACTCTTCTATTCTCATTTGCTCAAGCGCGAGCTTGTGCTGAAGCTGGCGTATTCCTGATTTCTCCATTCGTTGGTCGTATCATGGACTGGTACAAAGCGAAAGAAGGCCGTGACTTTACGCCTTCAGAAGATCCAGGCGTACTGTCTGTAACAAAAATCTACAACTACTACAAAGAACACGGTTACAACACCGTGGTTATGGGTGCAAGCTTCCGTAACATCGGTGAGATTTTAGAATTAGCAGGTTGTGACCGCCTAACTATCGCACCAGCACTACTTAAAGAACTGGAAGAGTCTGAAGGTGTTGTTGAAGAAAAACTTAAAGATTCAAACGGCAATGCAGCACGTCCTGCAGCAATGACTCACGCTGAATTCCTATGGGATCACAACCAAGACCCTATGGCTGTTGAAAAATTAGCTGAAGGTATTCGTAATTTTGCGATCGACCAGGGTAAATTGGAAACCATGATCCAAGCTAAACTGTAATAGCAAACGGAGCGAGGCCTAGCCTCGCTTTTCTTTTTGTTAGGTTTAGCCTCAAACAAAAATTCTGAAGAGCCGCATGTCATTAGAGACGGCTCTACCTAACCTACTTAAATCGAGACATCACATGAATCGTAAACAACTTGCAAATGCTATTCGTGCCCTGAGTATGGACGGGGTACAAAAAGCCAAATCTGGTCACCCTGGAGCACCAATGGGTATGGCTGATATCGCGGAAGTACTGTGGCGTAACCATTTAAATCACAACCCACAAAATCCAAAATGGGCTGATCGCGACCGTTTCGTACTTTCAAACGGCCACGGCTCAATGCTGATTTACTCTTTACTTCA encodes the following:
- a CDS encoding formate--tetrahydrofolate ligase, with translation MLSDIEICRTTPLQPIDDVAHQAGLQTNEFQSQGRYKAKVSLDALNRLKDHPRGKLVVVTAMTPTPLGEGKTVTTIGLAQGLEQLNQSVFACIRQPSMGPIFGVKGGAAGGGYSQVAPMEELNMHLTGDIHAVTAAHNLAAAAIDARIYHEQRNGYEDFTARTGLKALRIDPNHVKWRRVLDHNDRALRMITIGRNEDGKTVNGFEREDGFDISAASELMAILALASDLNDLRQRIGRIVVAYDFDGQPITTEDLQVAGAMTVTMKDTIQPTLMQTLEGVPTLVHAGPFANIAHGNSSIIADNIATRLADFTVTEGGFGSDMGFEKACNIKAKASNIAPDCAVIVATLRGIKANSGRYDLRPGHAIPDSLFAPDSAALTAGFANLQWHINNVTQYGVPAVVAINRFPQDSEEELQQLVDMIKALPQGVEVAISEAFSRGGLGATQLAHCVMKQCEKTVQFTPLYKSEDSLDDKLHAVALKGYGAGSVTYSEKATAQLKRFNELGYSHLSVCMAKTPLSITTDSAIKGAPSGFDVTIRELKLCSGAGFIYALCGSVMTMPGLPDKPAFMSLDIDEQGNIVGLS
- a CDS encoding ethanolamine ammonia-lyase subunit EutB, translating into MSSEYRYQLGSKTFRFRSLKEVMAKASPLRSGDQLAGVCAASAEERVVAQMVLADLPLKTFLNDLVIPYEKDEISRLIIDEHNAKAFIDIAHLTVGDFRNWLLQESTTCVELTRVAPGVTPEMAAAVSKIMRNQDLILVAKKCQVTTAFRNTIGLAGHMSTRLQPNHPTDDMNGIAASIFDGLMYGNGDAVIGINPATDSVSQAIKLMKLMDEVIQHYEIPTQSCVLTHVTNTIECIEQGAPVDLVFQSIGGTEGTNKGFGVSIDVLQQAYDAANSLQRGTVGNNFMYFETGQGSALSSNANHDVDQQTCETRAYALARKFKPLLVNTVVGFIGPEYLFDGKQIIRAGLEDHFCGKLLGLPMGCDICYTNHAYADQNDMDNLLTLLGVANCNFIMGIPGSDDIMLNYQTTSFHDALYARQVLGLKPAPEFEAWLRKMQIFSQDGRTQLSDHMAPAFKQPLSLLQEAV
- the eutC gene encoding ethanolamine ammonia-lyase subunit EutC, encoding MNLDKMISGKLSAEQSSPELVHHDPWDTLRQFTQARIGLGRVGTSIPTSELLRFQLSHAQAIDAVHVPLDEDALVTSLTDKENLRPLLPAFHLHSEASDRVTYLQRPDLGRKLSEQGITELKEHSDSRAKPYDLAIVIADGLSSYAIANHAAPFLDALLNQLNADTKQAWDVAPFVIVQQGRVAVGDDVCAAINANEVLILVGERPGLSSPDSLGLYLTWNAYRGIEESLRNCISNVRPEGLRYDAAAHKCFYLLSESRRRHITGIGLKDRSDDHTIEHKAERQFSLVSPS
- the folE gene encoding GTP cyclohydrolase I FolE translates to MSDLSDSAKLVKEALARRGLETPMTPNDMGREEKKEKIEHHMRDILNILGLDLTDDSLEETPQRIAKMYVDEIFSGLEYKNFPKITVIENKMRVSEMVRVKDITVTSTCEHHLVTIDGKAAVAYIPRGKIIGLSKINRIVRFFAQRPQVQERMTQQILVALQTLLETDDVAVTMDATHYCVKSRGVMDATSETTTTALGGIFKSNPATRSEFLHGLR
- the moeA gene encoding molybdopterin molybdotransferase MoeA, with the translated sequence MGCCDAPGLMPIEDALNKMLSLVSPIDDTVELPLSDALGYVLADNLLSPINVPPFANSAMDGYAVRTAELNGQPLPVAGKSFAGTPFRGEWPANTCIRIMTGAQAPEGADAVIMQELAQVSEQGVLFTVSDVKPGANIRPIGDDIMQGQVVLAKGTRLTPRDIPMIASLGIATVTVLRKPRVAFFSTGDELKPLGSELEAGQIYDSNRYGIKPLIEHFGCEAIDLGIIPDCPDKLKATFEEAQAVADVVVTSGGVSVGEADYTKDILEQLGEIGFWKLAIKPGKPFAFGQLPNALFCGLPGNPVSAFITCYILVQPMLAKLAGHTEWRPQPSIPATTRSAFKKQPGRTDFQRGIYTIENGQFVVESTGNQSSGAFRSMSLANCFVVLERERGRVEVGETVNIELFNSTLY
- the moeB gene encoding molybdopterin-synthase adenylyltransferase MoeB, translating into MDILSDEEMLRYNRQIILKQFDFDGQEALKQSSVLIIGAGGLGCASSQYLAAAGVGKITLVDFDKVELSNLQRQILHHDSDIGRFKVESAADALNEINPHIKIQTIARCLEDQELETLIRHHTVVLDASDNVATRNQLNRLCYESKTPLISGAAIRMEGQVSVFTYQNEDEPCYQCLSGLFGENALTCVEAGVMSPVVGIIGAVQAMEAIKVITRLGTPLTGKILMLDAMSMSWREMKLMKLPTCPVCHH
- a CDS encoding sulfurtransferase, coding for MSPLVSAAWLKEHHYDANVIILDASIEFQIPGEGHKDTFNIITRARRFDYDEVFCDKNSTLPHMMPSEQRFNILAQDLGINQNSVIVVYDNSGTFASPRAWWMFRAMGHEQVYVLDGGLTEWKAIGGDTTQQYEPVATQGNFRGQLQSGYFVDADYVLAQISNDTSLTIDARGAARFYGEIEEPRAGVRSGHIPSAVNLPFTELMNEHRFKPIEDLKPIVTNVLNASKQEYLFSCGSGVTACIVLLAAALCGYEHLAVYDGSWTEWGQRTDLPIETR
- a CDS encoding sugar-binding transcriptional regulator, producing the protein MNISKPEISVEDSDLLTEISVAYYQDGATQEDISKKYGISRAKVGRLLKQARDEGIVEITVKYHPVFSAKIEQRLMERFGIKRALIALDQPTEELQRQQVAGLVSNYLSQTLKSGMVVTVGQGRNVSAVAHHMGVITPRDCTFVSGIGGIHPRGSAFNADHICRQLAKKYGGTSETLYAPAYAENLEQKMVFMQNSTVKQTLDLARKADMALVGIGDMSENSYMVDLGWFTPDEVVQARLHQGVVGDFAGHDFFDVKGGIAKTVMSDRVIGMSIEEFRPISEVIAIAAENSKPLALLGALRTGAVDVVATSVSNALTVLNLAEQMHSARLMVD
- the tal gene encoding transaldolase, which translates into the protein MSNKLEQLRKLTTVVADTGEIDAIKKYQPEDATTNPSLILKAAQIAEYAPYIDQAVKAAKELSTDKAQQLEDACDMLAVNIGKEILKTIPGRISTEVDARLSYNTEASVEKARKLIKLYNDAGISNDRILIKLASTWEGIRAAEILEKEGINCNLTLLFSFAQARACAEAGVFLISPFVGRIMDWYKAKEGRDFTPSEDPGVLSVTKIYNYYKEHGYNTVVMGASFRNIGEILELAGCDRLTIAPALLKELEESEGVVEEKLKDSNGNAARPAAMTHAEFLWDHNQDPMAVEKLAEGIRNFAIDQGKLETMIQAKL